In Trifolium pratense cultivar HEN17-A07 linkage group LG7, ARS_RC_1.1, whole genome shotgun sequence, a genomic segment contains:
- the LOC123895744 gene encoding dirigent protein 15, which yields MENKSILIVLALFLCSITIPVHSEYHSERSIHSLHLKEKVTQLHFYLFDILSGNKPSAVQIAQPNTTIGSKSAVPFGHLYAFDDPLREGPNASSKVIGNAQGLYLSSSQQSENFTIVMYADIAFTTGKFKGSSISVFSRNPVTEPVRELAVVGGRGKFRMARGFVHVKSHYIDYKTGDAILDYHVTVLHYH from the coding sequence ATGGAGAACAAATCAATCCTCATAGTTTTAGCTCTTTTTTTATGCAGCATCACAATTCCAGTGCATTCTGAATACCATTCAGAAAGAAGCATACACAGTCTTCATCTAAAGGAAAAAGTAACACAGCTTCATTTCTACCTTTTCGACATTCTAAGTGGAAACAAACCATCAGCAGTACAAATtgcacaaccaaacacaaccattgGATCAAAATCAGCAGTCCCATTTGGTCACTTATATGCATTTGATGATCCCTTAAGAGAGGGTCCAAATGCCAGTTCAAAAGTGATTGGAAATGCACAAGGACTTTATTTATCTTCGAGTCAACAAAGTGAAAATTTTACGATTGTTATGTACGCTGATATTGCTTTTACGACAGGGAAATTTAAAGGTAGTTCGATTAGTGTTTTTTCGAGGAATCCTGTTACTGAACCGGTTCGTGAATTGGCTGTTGTTGGCGGAAGAGGTAAATTTAGAATGGCTAGAGGTTTTGTTCATGTTAAGAGTCATTATATTGATTACAAAACTGGTGATGCCATTCTAGATTATCATGTTACTGTGCTTCATTACCATTAG
- the LOC123897502 gene encoding LOW QUALITY PROTEIN: dihydroxy-acid dehydratase, chloroplastic-like (The sequence of the model RefSeq protein was modified relative to this genomic sequence to represent the inferred CDS: inserted 1 base in 1 codon), whose translation MQSTLFSPTYTPILPTHSHLPSRRIVKASVATNPSTPQSTQPKLNKYSSRITEPKSQGASQAILYGVGLSTDDMKKPQVGVSSVWYEGNTCNMHLLHLSEAVKEGVAEAGMIPFRFNTIGVSDAISMGTRGMCYSLQSRDLIADSIETVMAAQWYDGNISIPGCDKNMPGTIIAMGRLNRPSIMVYGGTIKPGHFQGDSFDIVSAFQIYGEYVSGSISDEHRQNVIRNSCPXAGACGGMYTANTMASAIEAMGMSLPYSSSTPAEDPLKLDECRLAGKYLLELLKMDLKPRDIITRKSLRNAMVIVMALGGSTNAVLHLIAIAKSVGIDLTLDDFQRVSDAVPFIADLKPSGKYVMEDVHKIGGTPGVIRYLLEQGFLDGDCLTVTGKTLAENAELFPPLSKGQEIIRPIENPIKKTAHIQILYGNLAPEGSVAKITGKEGLYFSGQALVFEGEEAMIAAISEDPLSFKGKVVIIRGEGPKGGPGMPEMLTPTSAIMGAGLGKDVALLTDGRFSGGSHGFVVGHICPEAQEGGPIGLVQNGDVINVDVKNKRIDVLVSDEEMQARREKWTAPPYKANQGVLYKYIKNVKSASSGCVTDE comes from the exons ATGCAGTCAACACTCTTCTCTCCAACCTACACTCCCATTCTCCCCACTCATTCCCACCTCCCATCTCGCCGCATCGTAAAAGCTTCCGTCGCAACCAATCCCTCTACTCCCCAATCAACCCAACCTAAACTGAACAAATACAGTTCCCGAATCACGGAACCAAAATCACAAGGTGCATCACAAGCTATTCTCTATGGCGTTGGTCTTTCTACAGATGACATGAAAAAACCTCAAGTTGGTGTTTCATCTGTTTGGTATGAAGGAAATACTTGTAATATGCATCTTCTTCATCTCTCTGAAGCTGTTAAAGAAGGTGTTGCTGAAGCTGGTATGATTCCGTTTCGGTTTAATACTATTGGTGTTAGTGATGCTATTTCAATGGGGACTAGAGGAATGTGTTATAGTTTACAGTCTAGAGATCTTATTGCTGATAGTATTGAGACTGTTATGGCTGCTCAGTGGTATGATGGTAATATCTCAATACCTGGTTGTGATAAAAAT ATGCCAGGTACAATCATTGCAATGGGACGGCTTAATAGACCCAGTATTATGGTTTATGGTGGGACTATAAAG CCTGGTCACTTTCAGGGTGATTCGTTCGACATAGTGTCTGCCTTTCAG ATCTATGGAGAATATGTGAGTGGATCCATTAGTGATGAGCACAGACAAAATGTTATCCGCAACTCTTGCC GTGCTGGGGCTTGTGGTGGAATGTATACAGCCAATACCATGGCTTCTGCAATAGAAGCTATGGGAATGTCTCTTCCATATAG CTCATCTACTCCTGCTGAGGATCCACTAAAGTTGGACGAGTGTCGGTTAGCTGGTAAATATCTTCTTGAGTTATTGAAGATGGACTTGAAGCCTCGAGATATCATCACTCGCAAATCACTACGTAATGCAATGGTTATAGTTATGGCACTTGGTGGATCTACCAATGCTGTGTTGCATTTAATAGCTATTGCCAA GTCTGTTGGCATTGATTTGACTCTTGATGATTTTCAGAGGGTTAGTGATGCAGTTCCTTTCATTGCTGATCTTAAACCCAGCGGGAAATATGTTATGGAAGATGTTCATAAG ATTGGAGGGACCCCTGGAGTTATCCGCTACCTTCTTGAGCAAGGCTTTTTAGATGGTGACTGTTTGACTG TCACTGGAAAGACCCTTGCTGAAAATGCAGAGCTTTTCCCTCCTTTGTCCAAAGGACAG GAAATAATAAGGCCAATTGAAAATCCCATCAAGAAGACAGCTCACATTCAAATCCTATATGGGAACCTTGCACCGGAGGGTTCTGTTGCTAAAATTACTGGAAAGGAGGGCTTGTACTTCTCTG GTCAAGCACTTGTTTTTGAAGGAGAGGAGGCAATGATTGCTGCCATTTCAGAGGATCCTTTGAGTTTTAAG GGAAAAGTTGTTATAATTAGGGGAGAGGGGCCTAAAGGTGGTCCTGGAATGCCTGAGATGTTAACACCAACAAGTGCAATAATGGGAGCAGGGCTTGGAAAG GATGTTGCTTTATTGACTGACGGAAGATTTTCTGGAGGTTCACATGGGTTCGTGGTTGGTCATATTTGCCCCGAAGCACAG GAAGGCGGTCCAATTGGTTTGGTTCAAAATGGAGATGTTATCAACGTTGATGTTAAGAACAAGAGAATTGATGTTTTAGTTTCAGATGAGGAGATGCAGGCACGCAGAGAGAAATGGACTGCTCCACCATACAAAGCTAACCAAGGTGTTCTTTACAAG TATATCAAAAATGTGAAATCAGCTTCTAGTGGATGCGTAACAGATGAGTAG
- the LOC123895683 gene encoding glutamate receptor 2.7-like isoform X1 yields the protein MMKKDNPISFVYFVIFMVTCWCVLLGGMAQTRNESNVIVKVGAVLDVSNGTVGIIGLSCINMALTDFYESHSHYKTRIQIIVKDSHKDVVTAATHALDLIKNEEVQAIMGPITTMEANYMIQLGDKAQIPIVTFSATSPSLASLESQYFFQISQNDSAQVKAITSIIQAFGWKQVVPIYIDNSFGEGLIHYLANVLQEANIQVPYVSAISLSANDHVITRELQKIMTTIPTRVYIVHMSPDLGSKLFTLAKKIGMMGQGYVWIVTDSIANLFNSLNFNVRESMEGVIGVRTYIPRTKKLDDFRVRWKRKFISDNPTLFNTKFNIFGIWAYDATTALAMAMEKVGIENTKFGYNESNTSSNYYMPNFEKFGIAQNGKKLSEALSNTRFNGLSGDFNVVDGKLQSSIFEIINVIGNGEKRVGFWTPSKGLARNLDMKGLISKNSIYSSSKNDLRSIIWPGDMYSIPPIWKKLKIGVPARHADNYPEFLKVKYDNNTNKTQATGFCIDVFKAAVDILPYNLEYEFLEYAKPDGEMAGTYDELITQLYQGYDAVVGDVTIIANRSNYVDFTMPYIESGVTMVVSTKDNRKKNAWAFLKPLTWDLWVASVGSFVLFGFVVWNLEHKINDDFRGPPSYQIGTSLWFSFSTMVYAHREKVVSNLTRFVTVVWVFVVLILVQSYTASLTSMLTVEQLSPSITDVNELIRNKMNVGYPIGSYVQGIVKKLGFPDSQLIAYQSPNEFHELFIKGSVNGGIDAAFDEVAYVKHFLRTYSCSKYVMVEPRYKTGGFGYVFPKGSPLVADISRAILNVTEGGKMKTIENIWFNEPTCPDSNTKVSSNNNLGLESFWGLFLIAGIASIIALLFFWVPFLYEHKHIWLQNNLSTSLWRRICILVKIFDQRNLHHYTFKKSKNESENSNIAHHDDGLGAVEASSDTQCPPSPFSQTESNISGYEEFSPNTEMNIVPIINEEVAHVNNNEIN from the exons ATGATGAAGAAAGATAATCCAATAAGCTTTGTTTACTTTGTGATATTCATGGTTACTTGTTGGTGTGTTCTGTTGGGTGGAATGGCACAAACTAGAAACGAGAGTAATGTTATAGTGAAAGTTGGAGCTGTACTTGATGTTAGCAATGGAACCGTTGGTATAATAGGATTGAGCTGCATCAACATGGCCCTTACAGATTTCTATGAATCTCATTCTCATTACAAAACTAGAATCCAAATCATCGTTAAGGATTCTCATAAGGACGTCGTCACTGCAGCCACGCATG CGTTGGACCTTATAAAGAATGAGGAAGTGCAAGCAATCATGGGACCAATAACAACAATGGAAGCAAATTATATGATTCAACTAGGAGACAAAGCACAAATACCCATTGTAACCTTTTCAGCAACAAGCCCTTCACTAGCATCACTTGAAAGTCAATACTTTTTTCAAATATCACAAAATGATTCAGCTCAAGTAAAAGCCATCACCTCAATTATTCAAGCTTTTGGTTGGAAACAAGTTGTCCCCATTTACATTGACAATAGTTTTGGTGAAGGACTCATACATTATTTAGCCAATGTTCTTCAAGAAGCCAATATCCAAGTTCCCTATGTAAGTGCAATTTCTCTTTCAGCCAACGATCATGTTATCACTAGAGAGCTTCAAAAAATAATGACTACTATACCCACTAGAGTATATATTGTGCACATGTCACCAGATCTTGGCTCTAAGCTTTTTACCTTGGCAAAAAAAATTGGGATGATGGGtcaaggctatgtttggatagTAACCGATAGTATAGCTAATTTATTCAATTCATTGAATTTTAATGTGCGGGAATCAATGGAAGGAGTAATTGGTGTGAGGACTTATATCCCTAGAACAAAAAAGCTAGATGATTTTAGAGTTAGATGGAAAAGAAAATTCATAAGTGACAATCCAACACTCTTTAACacaaaatttaacatttttggAATTTGGGCTTATGATGCTACAACTGCATTGGCGATGGCTATGGAGAAGGTTGGAATTGAAAACACAAAATTTGGTTACAACGAGAGTAACACATCAAGCAATTACTACATGCCTAATTTTGAAAAGTTTGGTATTGCACAAAATGGTAAGAAGTTGAGTGAAGCTTTGTCAAACACTAGATTTAATGGTCTTAGTGGTGATTTCAATGTTGTTGATGGGAAGTTACAATCATCAATATTTGAGATAATTAATGTTATTGGTAATGGAGAAAAGAGGGTTGGATTTTGGACACCAAGTAAAGGGTTAGCTAGAAATTTGGACATGAAGGGCCTAATAAGCAAAAATAGCATATATTCTAGTTCTAAAAATGATCTCAGATCAATCATATGGCCAGGGGATATGTACTCTATTCCTCCTATTTGGAAGAAGTTAAAGATAGGAGTTCCAGCTAGACATGCAGATAACTACCCTGAATTTttgaaagtaaaatatgataataataCCAATAAAACACAAGCCACTGGCTTCTGCATTGATGTTTTCAAAGCAGCAGTGGATATTTTGCCTTATAACTTGGAATATGAATTTTTAGAATATGCAAAGCCTGATGGTGAGATGGCAGGAACATACGATGAGTTGATCACTCAACTTTATCAAGGG TATGACGCAGTAGTGGGGGATGTAACAATCATTGCAAACAGATCCAACTATGTTGATTTCACAATGCCTTACATAGAATCTGGTGTTACAATGGTTGTTTCAACGAAAGACAATAGGAAGAAAAATGCATGGGCTTTTTTGAAGCCACTGACATGGGATCTTTGGGTAGCATCAGTTGGTTCTTTTGtattgtttggatttgttgtATGGAACCTTGAACACAAAATAAACGATGACTTCCGAGGACCACCTTCTTATCAGATTGGCACAAGTTTATGGTTTTCCTTCTCAACTATGGTTTATGCTCATA GAGAGAAAGTGGTGAGCAACTTGACTCGATTTGTAACGGTTGTTTGGGTTTTTGTGGTTCTAATTCTGGTTCAAAGTTACACTGCAAGCTTGACTTCGATGTTAACAGTTGAACAACTAAGTCCATCAATTACAGATGTTAACGAACTTATAAGGAATAAGATGAATGTTGGCTATCCCATTGGTTCTTATGTTCAAGGAATTGTGAAGAAATTAGGTTTCCCAGACTCTCAGCTCATTGCTTATCAATCACCTAATGAATTTCACGAGCTTTTCATAAAAGGAAGTGTAAATGGAGGTATTGATGCTGCTTTTGATGAAGTTGCTTATGTTAAGCACTTTCTTAGAACTTATAGTTGTTCAAAGTATGTCATGGTTGAACCAAGATATAAAACCGGTGGTTTTGGCTAT GTGTTTCCAAAAGGATCACCTCTTGTAGCTGACATTTCAAGGGCAATCCTAAATGTGACAGAGGGAGGCAAAAtgaaaacaattgaaaataTATGGTTCAATGAACCTACTTGTCCAGATTCTAATACAAAAGTTTCCTCTAATAACAATCTTGGACTTGAAAGCTTTTGGGGACTGTTTCTCATAGCTGGAATTGCTTCCATAATAGCACTACTATTCTTTTGGGTGCCCTTCCTATATGAGCACAAACACATTTGGctacaaaataatttaagtaCTTCATTATGGCGACGGATTTGCATTTTGGTAAAGATATTTGATCAAAGAAACTTGCACCATTACACATTcaagaaaagtaaaaatgaaagcGAAAATAGTAACATTGCTCATCATGATGATGGTTTAGGTGCAGTTGAGGCCTCTTCGGATACACAGTGTCCTCCTAGTCCATTTAGTCAAACTGAATCAAATATTTCGGGTTATGAGGAATTTAGTCCAAACACAGAAATGAATATTGTGCCAATTATTAATGAAGAAGTTGCTCATGTGAACAACAATGAAATTAATTAG
- the LOC123895683 gene encoding glutamate receptor 2.7-like isoform X2, giving the protein MMKKDNPISFVYFVIFMVTCWCVLLGGMAQTRNESNVIVKVGAVLDVSNGTVGIIGLSCINMALTDFYESHSHYKTRIQIIVKDSHKDVVTAATHALDLIKNEEVQAIMGPITTMEANYMIQLGDKAQIPIVTFSATSPSLASLESQYFFQISQNDSAQVKAITSIIQAFGWKQVVPIYIDNSFGEGLIHYLANVLQEANIQVPYVSAISLSANDHVITRELQKIMTTIPTRVYIVHMSPDLGSKLFTLAKKIGMMGQGYVWIVTDSIANLFNSLNFNVRESMEGVIGVRTYIPRTKKLDDFRVRWKRKFISDNPTLFNTKFNIFGIWAYDATTALAMAMEKVGIENTKFGYNESNTSSNYYMPNFEKFGIAQNGKKLSEALSNTRFNGLSGDFNVVDGKLQSSIFEIINVIGNGEKRVGFWTPSKGLARNLDMKGLISKNSIYSSSKNDLRSIIWPGDMYSIPPIWKKLKIGVPARHADNYPEFLKVKYDNNTNKTQATGFCIDVFKAAVDILPYNLEYEFLEYAKPDGEMAGTYDELITQLYQGKYDAVVGDVTIIANRSNYVDFTMPYIESGVTMVVSTKDNRKKNAWAFLKPLTWDLWVASVGSFVLFGFVVWNLEHKINDDFRGPPSYQIGTSLWFSFSTMVYAHREKVVSNLTRFVTVVWVFVVLILVQSYTASLTSMLTVEQLSPSITDVNELIRNKMNVGYPIGSYVQGIVKKLGFPDSQLIAYQSPNEFHELFIKGSVNGGIDAAFDEVAYVKHFLRTYSCSKYVMVEPRYKTGGFGYVFPKGSPLVADISRAILNVTEGGKMKTIENIWFNEPTCPDSNTKVSSNNNLGLESFWGLFLIAGIASIIALLFFWVPFLYEHKHIWLQNNLSTSLWRRICILVKIFDQRNLHHYTFKKSKNESENSNIAHHDDGLGAVEASSDTQCPPSPFSQTESNISGYEEFSPNTEMNIVPIINEEVAHVNNNEIN; this is encoded by the exons ATGATGAAGAAAGATAATCCAATAAGCTTTGTTTACTTTGTGATATTCATGGTTACTTGTTGGTGTGTTCTGTTGGGTGGAATGGCACAAACTAGAAACGAGAGTAATGTTATAGTGAAAGTTGGAGCTGTACTTGATGTTAGCAATGGAACCGTTGGTATAATAGGATTGAGCTGCATCAACATGGCCCTTACAGATTTCTATGAATCTCATTCTCATTACAAAACTAGAATCCAAATCATCGTTAAGGATTCTCATAAGGACGTCGTCACTGCAGCCACGCATG CGTTGGACCTTATAAAGAATGAGGAAGTGCAAGCAATCATGGGACCAATAACAACAATGGAAGCAAATTATATGATTCAACTAGGAGACAAAGCACAAATACCCATTGTAACCTTTTCAGCAACAAGCCCTTCACTAGCATCACTTGAAAGTCAATACTTTTTTCAAATATCACAAAATGATTCAGCTCAAGTAAAAGCCATCACCTCAATTATTCAAGCTTTTGGTTGGAAACAAGTTGTCCCCATTTACATTGACAATAGTTTTGGTGAAGGACTCATACATTATTTAGCCAATGTTCTTCAAGAAGCCAATATCCAAGTTCCCTATGTAAGTGCAATTTCTCTTTCAGCCAACGATCATGTTATCACTAGAGAGCTTCAAAAAATAATGACTACTATACCCACTAGAGTATATATTGTGCACATGTCACCAGATCTTGGCTCTAAGCTTTTTACCTTGGCAAAAAAAATTGGGATGATGGGtcaaggctatgtttggatagTAACCGATAGTATAGCTAATTTATTCAATTCATTGAATTTTAATGTGCGGGAATCAATGGAAGGAGTAATTGGTGTGAGGACTTATATCCCTAGAACAAAAAAGCTAGATGATTTTAGAGTTAGATGGAAAAGAAAATTCATAAGTGACAATCCAACACTCTTTAACacaaaatttaacatttttggAATTTGGGCTTATGATGCTACAACTGCATTGGCGATGGCTATGGAGAAGGTTGGAATTGAAAACACAAAATTTGGTTACAACGAGAGTAACACATCAAGCAATTACTACATGCCTAATTTTGAAAAGTTTGGTATTGCACAAAATGGTAAGAAGTTGAGTGAAGCTTTGTCAAACACTAGATTTAATGGTCTTAGTGGTGATTTCAATGTTGTTGATGGGAAGTTACAATCATCAATATTTGAGATAATTAATGTTATTGGTAATGGAGAAAAGAGGGTTGGATTTTGGACACCAAGTAAAGGGTTAGCTAGAAATTTGGACATGAAGGGCCTAATAAGCAAAAATAGCATATATTCTAGTTCTAAAAATGATCTCAGATCAATCATATGGCCAGGGGATATGTACTCTATTCCTCCTATTTGGAAGAAGTTAAAGATAGGAGTTCCAGCTAGACATGCAGATAACTACCCTGAATTTttgaaagtaaaatatgataataataCCAATAAAACACAAGCCACTGGCTTCTGCATTGATGTTTTCAAAGCAGCAGTGGATATTTTGCCTTATAACTTGGAATATGAATTTTTAGAATATGCAAAGCCTGATGGTGAGATGGCAGGAACATACGATGAGTTGATCACTCAACTTTATCAAGGG AAGTATGACGCAGTAGTGGGGGATGTAACAATCATTGCAAACAGATCCAACTATGTTGATTTCACAATGCCTTACATAGAATCTGGTGTTACAATGGTTGTTTCAACGAAAGACAATAGGAAGAAAAATGCATGGGCTTTTTTGAAGCCACTGACATGGGATCTTTGGGTAGCATCAGTTGGTTCTTTTGtattgtttggatttgttgtATGGAACCTTGAACACAAAATAAACGATGACTTCCGAGGACCACCTTCTTATCAGATTGGCACAAGTTTATGGTTTTCCTTCTCAACTATGGTTTATGCTCATA GAGAGAAAGTGGTGAGCAACTTGACTCGATTTGTAACGGTTGTTTGGGTTTTTGTGGTTCTAATTCTGGTTCAAAGTTACACTGCAAGCTTGACTTCGATGTTAACAGTTGAACAACTAAGTCCATCAATTACAGATGTTAACGAACTTATAAGGAATAAGATGAATGTTGGCTATCCCATTGGTTCTTATGTTCAAGGAATTGTGAAGAAATTAGGTTTCCCAGACTCTCAGCTCATTGCTTATCAATCACCTAATGAATTTCACGAGCTTTTCATAAAAGGAAGTGTAAATGGAGGTATTGATGCTGCTTTTGATGAAGTTGCTTATGTTAAGCACTTTCTTAGAACTTATAGTTGTTCAAAGTATGTCATGGTTGAACCAAGATATAAAACCGGTGGTTTTGGCTAT GTGTTTCCAAAAGGATCACCTCTTGTAGCTGACATTTCAAGGGCAATCCTAAATGTGACAGAGGGAGGCAAAAtgaaaacaattgaaaataTATGGTTCAATGAACCTACTTGTCCAGATTCTAATACAAAAGTTTCCTCTAATAACAATCTTGGACTTGAAAGCTTTTGGGGACTGTTTCTCATAGCTGGAATTGCTTCCATAATAGCACTACTATTCTTTTGGGTGCCCTTCCTATATGAGCACAAACACATTTGGctacaaaataatttaagtaCTTCATTATGGCGACGGATTTGCATTTTGGTAAAGATATTTGATCAAAGAAACTTGCACCATTACACATTcaagaaaagtaaaaatgaaagcGAAAATAGTAACATTGCTCATCATGATGATGGTTTAGGTGCAGTTGAGGCCTCTTCGGATACACAGTGTCCTCCTAGTCCATTTAGTCAAACTGAATCAAATATTTCGGGTTATGAGGAATTTAGTCCAAACACAGAAATGAATATTGTGCCAATTATTAATGAAGAAGTTGCTCATGTGAACAACAATGAAATTAATTAG